A single region of the Bacteroides luhongzhouii genome encodes:
- a CDS encoding Crp/Fnr family transcriptional regulator, which produces MDTLLRETVNAVVNSRFPEMSIEGRRQIESILIREEFPKGAIALNEGEVAHELVFVGKGMLRQYYYKNGKDVTEHFSYEGCIVMCIESFLRQVPTRLIVETLEPSIIYLFPRDMIQKLARENWEINMFYQKILEYSLIVSQVKADSWRFESARERYNLLLETHPEIIKRAPLAHIASYLLMTPETLSRVRSGVL; this is translated from the coding sequence ATGGATACATTATTAAGAGAGACTGTAAACGCTGTTGTCAATTCCCGCTTTCCGGAGATGAGTATAGAAGGAAGACGGCAGATAGAAAGCATACTGATTCGTGAAGAATTTCCCAAAGGAGCCATAGCGCTCAACGAGGGAGAAGTAGCCCACGAACTTGTTTTTGTAGGAAAAGGTATGCTTAGGCAGTACTATTACAAAAACGGGAAAGACGTGACCGAACATTTCTCATACGAAGGATGTATCGTGATGTGCATTGAAAGTTTTCTGAGACAAGTACCCACCCGGCTAATCGTGGAAACTCTTGAACCTTCCATTATTTACTTATTCCCCCGCGACATGATACAAAAATTAGCTAGGGAGAATTGGGAAATCAACATGTTCTATCAAAAGATATTGGAATACTCTTTAATCGTATCACAGGTTAAAGCCGATTCATGGCGTTTTGAGTCCGCTCGCGAACGCTATAACCTCCTGCTCGAAACACATCCGGAAATCATCAAACGCGCGCCTCTGGCACACATCGCTTCCTATCTTTTGATGACACCGGAGACACTAAGCCGTGTACGCTCCGGTGTTCTATGA
- a CDS encoding leucine-rich repeat protein, which translates to MKIKLLLISFLLAANALGAAAQVSKTYYVSKPGTLISMMTEEEANSVTHLTLTGKLNAEDFRHLRDEFDNLKVLDISNAEIKMYSGKAGTYPNGKFYIYMPNFIPAYAFSNVVDGVTKGKTTLEKVILSEKTKNIEDAAFKGCENLKICQIRKKTAPNLLPEALADSVTAIFVPLGSSDSYRYKDRWQNFAFIEGEPVETTLQVGAMGKLEEEILKAGLQPRDINFLTVEGKLDNADFKLIRDYMPNLVSVDISRTNATAIPDFTFAQKKYLLNMKLPHNLKSIGQRVFSNCGRLCGTLELPASVTAIEFGAFMGCDNLRYVLATGNKITTLGDNLFGEGVPSKLVYKK; encoded by the coding sequence ATGAAAATTAAACTACTATTGATAAGTTTCTTATTGGCCGCTAATGCGTTAGGAGCAGCCGCCCAAGTGAGTAAAACGTATTATGTGAGTAAGCCCGGCACGCTGATTTCCATGATGACTGAAGAGGAGGCCAACAGTGTCACCCATCTCACACTGACCGGAAAACTGAACGCGGAGGACTTCCGCCATCTCCGTGACGAATTTGATAATCTGAAAGTATTGGACATTTCGAACGCTGAAATCAAGATGTACAGCGGAAAAGCGGGCACTTATCCCAACGGGAAATTCTATATTTATATGCCGAACTTCATTCCTGCATACGCTTTTTCGAATGTGGTAGACGGAGTGACCAAAGGCAAAACCACTCTGGAGAAAGTGATTCTTTCGGAGAAGACGAAGAATATCGAAGATGCTGCCTTCAAAGGTTGCGAGAACCTGAAAATCTGCCAGATCCGGAAGAAGACAGCTCCCAACCTGTTGCCGGAAGCGTTGGCAGACAGCGTTACCGCTATCTTCGTCCCCCTGGGCAGCAGCGACTCTTACCGCTACAAGGACAGATGGCAGAACTTTGCGTTTATCGAGGGGGAACCGGTAGAGACTACCCTGCAAGTGGGTGCCATGGGCAAACTGGAAGAAGAAATTCTGAAAGCGGGACTGCAACCCAGAGACATCAACTTCCTGACCGTTGAAGGTAAACTGGATAACGCCGACTTCAAACTGATCCGTGATTATATGCCGAATCTCGTTTCTGTCGATATTTCCAGAACGAACGCAACGGCTATCCCCGACTTCACTTTCGCGCAGAAGAAGTATCTGTTGAATATGAAATTGCCTCATAATCTGAAATCTATCGGACAGCGTGTGTTTAGTAACTGCGGTCGTCTCTGCGGTACGCTAGAGCTGCCGGCCAGTGTGACGGCTATCGAGTTCGGTGCTTTTATGGGATGCGATAATCTTCGCTATGTGTTGGCTACCGGAAATAAGATTACGACGCTGGGTGATAACTTGTTCGGAGAAGGAGTTCCGAGTAAGTTGGTTTATAAGAAATAA
- a CDS encoding Tex family protein, with amino-acid sequence MELFHKMISGFLGIPERQISSTLHLLGEGATIPFISRYRKEATGGLDEVQIEQIKEQHDKLCDIAKRKETILGTITEQGKLTAELEKRINDTWNPTELEDIYLPYKPKRKTRAEVARQKGLEPLATILLLQRENNLSAKAASFVKGEVKDVEDALKGARDIIAEQVNEDERARNAVRNQFGRQAEITAKLVKGKEEEAAKYRDYFDFSESLKRCTSHRLLAIRRAESEGLLKVSINPDDEACIERLERQFVRGNNECSQQVGEATTDAYKRLLKPSIETEFAAQSKEKADDEAIRVFAENLRQLLLAPPLGQKRVLAIDPGFRTGCKVVCLDAQGNLLHNENIYPHPPVNKTGEAASKLRKMIEAYQIEAISIGNGTASRETEDFINSQSFDRQIPVFVVSEQGASIYSASKIARDEFPDYDVTVRGAVSIGRRLMDPLAELVKIDPKSIGVGQYQHDVDQTKLKKALDQTVENCVNLVGVNLNTASSHLLTYISGLGPQLAQNIVNYRAENGAFGSRKELMKVPRMGAKAFEQCAGFLRIPGAKNPLDHTAVHPESYHIVEQMAKDLKCTIDELIADKELRRKINISDYITPTVGLPTLQDILQELDKPGRDPRKAIKVFEFDKNVRTIADLREGMILPGIVGNITNFGAFVDIGIKENGLVHLSQLAERFISDPTEVVSIHQHVMVRVMSVDYDRKRVQLSMIGVPQD; translated from the coding sequence ATGGAATTATTTCACAAGATGATTTCCGGTTTTTTAGGCATACCGGAAAGACAAATAAGCAGTACGCTTCATCTTTTGGGCGAAGGTGCTACGATTCCTTTCATCAGCCGATACCGCAAAGAAGCTACCGGAGGGCTGGATGAGGTGCAAATAGAGCAGATAAAAGAGCAACACGATAAGTTGTGCGACATAGCCAAACGAAAAGAAACGATTCTCGGCACCATCACCGAACAGGGCAAACTGACTGCCGAACTGGAGAAACGCATCAACGACACCTGGAATCCGACGGAACTGGAAGATATATACCTCCCTTACAAACCCAAGCGGAAGACACGTGCCGAAGTGGCCCGCCAGAAAGGCCTGGAGCCGCTTGCCACCATCCTGTTGTTGCAAAGGGAAAACAACCTTAGCGCCAAAGCCGCTTCCTTTGTGAAAGGTGAAGTGAAAGATGTGGAAGATGCGCTGAAAGGTGCGCGTGACATTATCGCAGAGCAGGTGAACGAAGACGAACGTGCCCGCAACGCGGTACGTAATCAGTTCGGACGCCAGGCAGAGATTACTGCAAAATTAGTCAAAGGAAAAGAGGAAGAAGCAGCGAAATACCGGGATTATTTTGATTTCTCCGAGTCACTGAAACGTTGCACGTCCCACCGTCTACTGGCCATCCGCCGGGCAGAGTCGGAAGGGTTGCTGAAAGTGTCTATCAATCCTGACGACGAAGCATGCATCGAACGTTTGGAACGCCAATTCGTACGTGGCAACAACGAATGTAGCCAGCAAGTGGGCGAAGCCACGACGGATGCTTACAAACGTTTGCTAAAGCCTTCTATCGAGACAGAATTTGCCGCCCAATCCAAAGAGAAAGCCGACGATGAAGCGATTCGCGTATTCGCCGAGAACCTCCGCCAACTTCTTCTCGCTCCGCCGTTGGGACAAAAACGGGTACTCGCCATCGACCCCGGATTCCGTACCGGATGTAAGGTTGTTTGTCTTGACGCGCAAGGCAATTTGTTGCATAATGAGAATATCTATCCGCACCCTCCGGTCAACAAGACCGGAGAAGCTGCCTCGAAACTTCGCAAGATGATCGAGGCCTACCAGATAGAAGCCATCTCCATTGGCAACGGAACGGCAAGCCGGGAGACGGAAGATTTCATCAACAGCCAGAGTTTCGACCGTCAGATACCCGTGTTTGTAGTCAGCGAACAGGGGGCTTCCATTTATTCCGCTTCCAAAATTGCTCGTGACGAGTTTCCGGATTACGACGTAACGGTGCGTGGAGCAGTCTCCATCGGTCGTCGCCTGATGGACCCGTTGGCAGAGTTGGTGAAGATAGATCCCAAGTCCATCGGCGTAGGTCAATACCAGCACGATGTAGACCAGACGAAGCTGAAGAAAGCACTCGATCAGACGGTAGAGAATTGCGTGAACCTGGTCGGGGTAAATCTCAATACGGCAAGCAGTCATTTGCTCACTTATATATCCGGTCTGGGTCCTCAACTGGCACAGAACATTGTCAATTACCGGGCAGAGAACGGAGCTTTCGGTTCACGGAAAGAACTGATGAAAGTGCCGCGCATGGGTGCCAAAGCTTTCGAGCAATGCGCAGGATTTCTCCGCATCCCCGGAGCTAAAAACCCGTTGGATCATACCGCCGTGCATCCGGAAAGTTACCACATCGTAGAGCAGATGGCCAAAGACCTGAAATGCACCATCGACGAGTTGATAGCCGACAAGGAACTCCGCCGGAAGATCAACATCTCCGACTACATCACTCCTACCGTCGGCCTGCCTACCTTACAGGATATCCTACAAGAGCTCGACAAGCCGGGACGTGACCCGCGCAAAGCTATCAAGGTCTTCGAATTCGACAAGAATGTACGCACCATAGCCGATTTGCGCGAAGGGATGATTCTTCCGGGCATTGTAGGCAACATCACCAATTTCGGGGCGTTTGTCGATATAGGAATTAAGGAAAACGGTCTTGTACACCTTTCTCAATTAGCGGAACGGTTCATTTCCGATCCGACAGAAGTGGTGTCCATTCATCAGCACGTCATGGTGAGAGTGATGAGTGTAGATTATGACCGGAAACGGGTTCAACTTAGCATGATCGGGGTACCGCAAGACTGA
- a CDS encoding sensor histidine kinase, translating into MLGRLGYLFICFLWLFQSTKVLAVSNDKKPILIICSYNPAAHQTSVTISDYMDEYSKLGGQRDIIIENMNCKSFSEAPLWSKMMTQILAKYQGEKHPAQIILLGQEAWAAYLSQRDEMQVKVPVMCSLASSNVVILPEDTVENLDSWMPESVDIFDDHVDIPELESGFINQYNIEGNIQMIQAFYPKTKHIAFISDNTYGGVTMQALVRKEMKKFPDLDLILMDGRKHSIYTIVEELRQLPENTVILVGTWRVDMNEGYFMRNATYAMMEAAPNIPAFTPSSVSLGYWAIGGVLPDYRKVGGEMASESVRMDRHPQDTMKHLSIIGYKAVLDSRKVKEWGLDPAVLPFKVQLVNQPVSFYQQYTYQIWSACALFVVLVLGLCISLFYYFRTKRLKDELLKSEKDLRVAKDRAEESNRLKSAFLANMSHEIRTPLNSIVGFSDVLAVGGSTEEEQQSYYQIIKTNSDLLLRLINDILDLSRLEANRVTLTWEECDVVQLCSQVVASVGFSRQSSDNQFLFTTSFESFRMVTDVQRMQQVMINLLSNANKFTKQGKITLNLSVNEETQMAVFSVTDTGCGIPKEKQGLVFERFEKLNEYAQGTGLGLSICKLIVHKWKGSIWIDPGYTGGARFVFSHPLNLNIEKE; encoded by the coding sequence ATGCTGGGACGTCTTGGATATCTTTTTATCTGTTTTCTTTGGCTCTTCCAGTCAACGAAGGTCTTGGCTGTCTCTAACGATAAGAAACCTATTCTGATTATCTGTTCTTATAATCCGGCAGCGCACCAAACATCAGTCACTATTTCCGATTATATGGATGAATATAGCAAGTTGGGAGGACAGCGCGACATCATCATCGAAAACATGAACTGTAAAAGCTTCTCGGAAGCTCCGCTATGGAGCAAAATGATGACGCAGATTCTTGCTAAATATCAGGGGGAAAAGCACCCGGCGCAGATTATCTTGTTAGGACAGGAAGCATGGGCAGCTTATTTGTCGCAGAGGGATGAAATGCAGGTGAAGGTGCCCGTGATGTGCAGTCTGGCCAGTAGCAATGTGGTGATATTGCCGGAGGACACGGTGGAAAACCTGGATAGCTGGATGCCCGAATCTGTCGATATCTTCGACGACCATGTGGATATCCCCGAATTGGAATCGGGATTTATCAATCAATATAATATAGAAGGTAATATTCAGATGATTCAAGCCTTCTATCCGAAAACGAAACACATTGCCTTTATCTCGGACAATACGTATGGCGGAGTGACCATGCAAGCATTGGTGCGAAAAGAAATGAAGAAATTCCCTGATCTGGATTTGATTCTGATGGATGGACGGAAACATTCTATTTATACCATCGTTGAGGAATTGAGACAACTGCCCGAGAACACGGTGATCCTGGTGGGAACATGGCGGGTGGATATGAACGAGGGCTATTTCATGAGAAATGCTACGTATGCCATGATGGAAGCTGCTCCTAACATCCCGGCTTTTACTCCTTCGTCGGTCAGTCTCGGCTATTGGGCGATAGGAGGGGTGTTGCCCGATTACCGGAAAGTAGGCGGAGAAATGGCTTCGGAGTCTGTGCGGATGGATAGGCATCCGCAGGATACGATGAAACATCTTTCGATCATCGGCTACAAGGCGGTGTTGGATAGCCGGAAGGTGAAGGAGTGGGGACTGGACCCGGCGGTGTTGCCTTTTAAAGTGCAGCTTGTCAACCAGCCGGTTTCGTTCTATCAGCAATATACTTATCAGATATGGTCTGCCTGTGCTTTGTTTGTGGTCCTGGTCCTCGGCTTGTGCATCTCTCTCTTCTATTATTTCCGTACGAAACGTTTGAAAGATGAGTTGCTGAAATCGGAGAAGGACTTGCGCGTAGCGAAAGACAGGGCGGAAGAGTCCAACCGTCTGAAGAGTGCTTTCCTTGCCAATATGAGTCATGAGATACGGACGCCGTTGAACTCGATTGTAGGCTTCTCGGATGTACTGGCCGTTGGCGGTAGCACGGAGGAGGAACAACAGTCTTATTATCAGATTATCAAAACCAATTCGGATTTGTTGCTTCGGTTGATTAACGATATTCTCGACCTTTCACGTCTGGAGGCCAACCGGGTGACGTTGACTTGGGAGGAATGTGACGTGGTGCAATTGTGCAGCCAGGTGGTGGCGTCTGTTGGTTTTTCGCGGCAGTCGTCGGACAACCAGTTCTTGTTTACCACTTCTTTTGAATCTTTCCGGATGGTGACGGATGTGCAGCGTATGCAGCAAGTGATGATTAACCTGCTGTCCAACGCCAACAAGTTTACGAAACAGGGTAAGATTACATTGAACTTATCTGTGAACGAGGAAACGCAAATGGCTGTTTTCTCGGTGACGGACACCGGATGCGGTATCCCGAAAGAAAAACAGGGACTTGTGTTCGAGCGTTTTGAAAAACTGAATGAATATGCCCAGGGTACCGGACTGGGATTGTCTATCTGTAAATTGATTGTACACAAATGGAAAGGAAGTATATGGATCGATCCTGGCTATACCGGTGGAGCACGGTTTGTATTCTCTCATCCGTTAAATCTAAATATAGAAAAAGAATGA
- a CDS encoding DUF3845 domain-containing protein codes for MCAKILKTVDINQGWYKKDVSLSAKSRGKIIMNKIIGLAVLLFCLSSCVRDNDAIYYPVGNVDVERGGPALEAGKGDLVARSYNTEDYVLDTLAQYPGDPTLGKLTFMINLKNQSADQEVDGFNGIGRSGLTMSLGYKDGNYPAESQVPVYTSSDVTASYAIKLRLKGELALTGDEWMIDYVYAQLAGLFQPYPPTSFPEVFMCKGGEQPFATFDSFRRTWTFDITYDRSNLSFSQLYFNLFLNLAGQKREERVRLRIDKESYFEIYKEKEEM; via the coding sequence ATGTGTGCAAAAATACTAAAAACGGTTGACATAAATCAAGGGTGGTATAAAAAAGATGTATCTTTGTCCGCAAAATCAAGAGGTAAGATAATCATGAATAAGATAATAGGCTTGGCAGTGTTGCTGTTTTGTTTGAGTAGTTGCGTAAGGGATAATGATGCTATTTATTATCCGGTTGGCAATGTGGATGTGGAAAGAGGTGGTCCGGCTTTGGAGGCAGGAAAGGGAGATTTGGTAGCTCGAAGTTATAATACCGAAGATTATGTGTTAGACACGCTTGCGCAATATCCGGGTGACCCGACTCTCGGTAAACTGACGTTTATGATTAACCTGAAAAATCAGTCGGCGGATCAGGAAGTGGATGGGTTTAATGGCATCGGCCGGTCCGGACTAACGATGAGTCTTGGATATAAAGACGGTAACTATCCGGCAGAAAGCCAAGTCCCTGTTTATACCTCGTCTGACGTGACTGCCAGCTATGCGATTAAACTTCGCTTGAAAGGGGAATTGGCTTTAACGGGAGACGAATGGATGATCGACTATGTGTATGCCCAGCTAGCAGGCTTATTCCAGCCTTATCCGCCTACGTCTTTCCCGGAAGTGTTTATGTGTAAAGGAGGCGAGCAGCCATTCGCTACTTTCGATTCTTTCCGTAGAACTTGGACGTTTGATATAACCTATGATCGTTCCAACCTTTCTTTCAGCCAACTGTATTTCAACTTGTTCTTAAACCTGGCCGGGCAGAAGAGGGAAGAAAGAGTCCGGTTGAGAATTGATAAAGAATCTTATTTCGAGATCTACAAAGAAAAAGAGGAAATGTAG
- a CDS encoding CPBP family intramembrane glutamic endopeptidase translates to MEADNIAGGKEPKRLPVWACIPLFIVILFILLGLYGTLARGCLSLVLGVEARHPGVTGYIVLEASMLLAVLTAAIPMLRFERRPFSDLGLSLKGHVKGLWYGFLIAILLYLFGFGISFVLGEIEVIGFQFKPLDLLGSWVFYLLVALFEEILMRGYILGRLLHTTMNKFLALFISAALFAFMHIFNPEIAFLPMLNLLLAGMLLGASYLYTRNLCFPISLHLFWNWIQGPILGYQVSGNNFTTSMLTLRMPEENVLNGGAFGFEGSLICTVLMIVFTILIVWWGEKREAISLAVPRSC, encoded by the coding sequence ATGGAGGCAGACAACATTGCTGGGGGCAAAGAACCCAAAAGACTTCCTGTGTGGGCTTGTATCCCGCTGTTTATTGTGATACTTTTCATTCTTCTTGGATTGTATGGTACGCTGGCCCGCGGATGTTTGTCGTTGGTGTTGGGTGTGGAAGCCCGCCATCCGGGAGTGACGGGATACATTGTTCTCGAAGCCAGTATGCTGCTCGCCGTTCTGACCGCTGCCATTCCTATGCTCCGCTTCGAACGCCGTCCGTTTTCTGATTTGGGGCTCTCCTTAAAAGGACACGTCAAGGGACTGTGGTATGGCTTCCTGATCGCAATCCTGCTCTATCTGTTCGGTTTCGGAATCTCTTTCGTTTTGGGAGAAATAGAAGTCATCGGTTTCCAGTTCAAGCCGTTGGACCTGTTGGGTTCGTGGGTGTTTTACCTGCTGGTCGCCTTGTTCGAAGAAATACTGATGCGCGGCTATATTCTCGGACGATTGCTGCACACCACCATGAATAAATTCCTGGCACTTTTCATCTCGGCAGCGTTATTCGCCTTTATGCACATCTTCAATCCCGAAATCGCTTTCCTGCCTATGCTCAACCTGTTGCTGGCAGGTATGCTGTTGGGAGCTTCCTATCTATATACACGGAACCTGTGTTTCCCTATCTCGCTTCATCTTTTCTGGAATTGGATTCAAGGCCCCATCCTTGGCTATCAGGTAAGCGGAAACAACTTCACCACCAGTATGCTGACTTTGCGTATGCCCGAAGAAAACGTACTGAATGGCGGAGCCTTCGGTTTTGAAGGCTCGCTCATTTGTACAGTACTGATGATTGTATTTACGATTCTGATCGTGTGGTGGGGAGAGAAAAGAGAAGCAATCAGTCTTGCGGTACCCCGATCATGCTAA
- a CDS encoding bifunctional metallophosphatase/5'-nucleotidase: MKRIVLIYGLLLCLVLSVAAQEKVVKLKIVETSDVHGNYYPYNFITRHEWKGSLARIYSFVQKEREQYKENLILLDNGDILQGQPTAYYYNYIDTVSPHLCSEMMNYMKYDAGNMGNHDVETGRAVFDRWISTCDFPVLGANIIDTSTGKPHLAPYKVLERDGVKIVVLGMITPAIPAWLSENLWKGLRFDDMEETARKWMKVIREKENPDLVIGLFHAGQEAFKMSGKYNENASLNVAKNVPGFDIVLMGHDHARECKKVMNVAGDSVLIIDPASNGIVLSNVDVTLKLKDGKVQSKDIKGALTETEAYGISEDFMKRFAPQYETVQKFVSKKIGTFTESISTHPAFFGPSAFIDLIHTLQLDITGADISFAAPLSFDSEIKKGDVFVSDMFNLYKYENMLYVMTLSGKEIKDFLEMSYYMWTNRMKSPEDHLLWFKEKRREGAEDRASFQNYSFNFDSASGIIYTVDVTKPQGEKITITSMADGSPFRMDKIYKVALNSYRGNGGGELLTKGSGIPQEKLKDRIIFSTDKDLRFYLMNYIEKKGTMDPKALNQWKFVPEKWTVPAAKRDYEYLFRSVR, from the coding sequence ATGAAACGAATCGTATTAATTTATGGCTTGCTTCTCTGCCTCGTACTGTCTGTTGCGGCGCAGGAGAAGGTAGTAAAACTAAAGATTGTAGAAACAAGTGACGTACATGGCAATTATTATCCTTACAATTTTATAACCCGCCATGAGTGGAAGGGGAGTCTGGCACGGATTTATTCTTTCGTGCAGAAAGAACGCGAACAATATAAAGAGAATCTGATATTGCTGGATAACGGTGATATCTTGCAGGGACAGCCCACTGCCTATTACTATAATTATATAGATACGGTATCTCCCCATCTTTGCTCGGAAATGATGAACTATATGAAGTATGATGCCGGCAACATGGGTAACCATGATGTGGAAACGGGGCGTGCCGTTTTCGACCGTTGGATCTCTACTTGTGACTTCCCTGTATTGGGGGCCAACATCATAGATACGTCTACGGGAAAGCCCCATCTGGCTCCATATAAAGTGTTGGAGCGTGATGGCGTGAAGATCGTAGTATTGGGAATGATTACCCCTGCCATCCCTGCATGGCTCTCCGAAAATCTGTGGAAAGGATTGCGTTTCGACGATATGGAGGAGACGGCGCGCAAATGGATGAAGGTTATCCGTGAAAAAGAGAACCCGGATTTGGTGATCGGCTTGTTTCATGCCGGACAGGAGGCTTTCAAAATGTCGGGCAAATACAACGAGAATGCTTCTCTCAACGTAGCGAAGAATGTGCCGGGATTTGATATTGTATTGATGGGGCACGATCATGCCCGCGAATGTAAGAAGGTGATGAATGTTGCCGGAGACTCGGTGTTGATTATCGATCCGGCCAGCAATGGGATTGTGTTGTCCAATGTCGATGTAACCCTGAAACTGAAAGATGGAAAGGTGCAGAGCAAGGACATCAAGGGTGCCTTGACGGAAACGGAGGCTTACGGAATCAGCGAGGATTTTATGAAGCGTTTTGCTCCGCAATATGAAACGGTGCAGAAGTTCGTATCGAAGAAGATCGGCACTTTTACCGAAAGCATCTCTACTCATCCTGCTTTCTTCGGCCCTTCTGCCTTTATCGACCTGATACATACCTTGCAGCTCGACATCACCGGTGCTGACATCTCTTTTGCCGCTCCGCTTTCGTTTGACTCGGAAATAAAGAAGGGGGATGTGTTTGTGAGTGATATGTTCAATTTATATAAGTATGAGAACATGCTGTATGTGATGACTCTGTCCGGAAAGGAGATTAAGGATTTTCTGGAGATGTCTTATTATATGTGGACGAACCGGATGAAATCGCCGGAAGATCATCTGCTTTGGTTCAAGGAGAAACGTCGTGAAGGTGCGGAGGATAGAGCGTCTTTCCAGAATTACAGCTTTAATTTCGACTCGGCTTCGGGCATTATTTATACGGTGGATGTCACTAAACCGCAGGGCGAGAAAATAACGATTACAAGCATGGCGGACGGCTCTCCTTTCCGCATGGATAAGATATATAAGGTGGCCTTGAATTCTTATCGTGGCAATGGCGGCGGAGAATTGCTGACGAAAGGGTCGGGTATCCCGCAGGAGAAGTTGAAAGACCGCATTATCTTCTCTACGGATAAGGACCTCCGTTTCTACCTGATGAATTACATTGAAAAGAAAGGAACGATGGACCCGAAAGCGCTTAATCAGTGGAAGTTTGTTCCGGAGAAGTGGACGGTGCCGGCTGCCAAACGTGATTATGAATATCTGTTCCGGTCTGTTCGATAA
- a CDS encoding helix-turn-helix domain-containing protein: MDIQSVPKVGISSVVHSKHIDADNIDVVDNDIALFDTESVISLYNGPTKLEVLTVGLCLEGTGTFNISLREFQLCPGLMVVGLPNQIIEQRYFSHDFKGIFFAMSKNLLETLPKIGNVLSLFFYLKDYPCFNLTPHEQEIVKEYHAFIRKQMRNKEALYRKEVVMGLMQGFFFELCTIFTNHAPANATTIKNKSRKEHIFERFYESLVESYQSERSVKYYADQLCLTPKHLSGVVKEVSGKTVGEWIDELVILEAKALLNSSSMNIQEIADRLNFANQSFFGKYFKHYTGMSPKEYRKSR, encoded by the coding sequence ATGGATATTCAAAGTGTTCCGAAAGTAGGTATTTCTTCGGTAGTTCATTCTAAACATATAGATGCTGACAACATTGATGTTGTTGATAATGATATAGCGCTTTTCGATACGGAGAGTGTTATATCGTTGTATAATGGGCCTACCAAACTGGAGGTGTTGACGGTAGGGCTTTGCCTGGAGGGTACTGGTACCTTTAATATTAGTTTGCGTGAATTTCAATTGTGTCCCGGACTGATGGTGGTAGGACTACCTAATCAGATTATCGAGCAGCGGTATTTCAGTCACGATTTTAAAGGTATTTTCTTTGCTATGTCGAAGAACTTGCTGGAGACGTTGCCCAAGATCGGAAATGTGCTTTCTTTGTTTTTCTATCTGAAAGATTATCCGTGTTTCAATCTCACCCCGCATGAGCAGGAGATTGTGAAGGAGTATCATGCGTTTATCAGGAAACAGATGAGAAATAAGGAGGCTTTATACCGTAAGGAAGTGGTAATGGGACTGATGCAGGGGTTCTTCTTCGAGCTTTGTACTATTTTCACTAATCATGCGCCCGCAAATGCTACTACTATAAAGAATAAAAGCCGGAAAGAGCATATCTTCGAACGCTTTTATGAGTCTTTGGTGGAGTCTTACCAGTCTGAACGCAGTGTAAAATACTATGCCGACCAACTATGTCTGACACCGAAGCATCTTTCGGGAGTAGTGAAAGAAGTCAGCGGAAAAACGGTGGGAGAGTGGATTGATGAGTTGGTGATTCTGGAAGCGAAAGCCCTCCTGAATTCTTCAAGTATGAATATACAGGAGATTGCCGACCGGCTGAATTTTGCAAACCAGTCTTTCTTCGGGAAATATTTCAAGCATTACACCGGTATGTCTCCTAAAGAATACCGGAAAAGCCGCTAA